A genome region from Triticum aestivum cultivar Chinese Spring chromosome 2B, IWGSC CS RefSeq v2.1, whole genome shotgun sequence includes the following:
- the LOC123042975 gene encoding transmembrane protein 45A-like — MGDFVGHALPGSLLLVVGLWRVWASIARFATDPPAFRVRVCSSFSAGPRLLELYVVTGGAFLDMCMELFYSNPLRILTGRGVDPAHLNGGLEHAGMLLMFFLFGALALLSHKTRSVSHLPLSDAALSLVFACAFTSEFLLFYFHSTTQVGLEAYYHRLLLLIGLCIAAIVLGALLPASFPADLGTGVLIAVQGLWFFQTGFTLYGPTLPAGCARSFDAPGADAHVECRDGPALERAEHLAIFQLFGLVFLAFVYVLGC; from the coding sequence ATGGGGGACTTCGTGGGGCACGCGCTGCCGGGCTCGCTGCTGCTGGTGGTGGGCCTGTGGCGGGTGTGGGCGTCCATCGCGCGCTTCGCCACCGACCCACCAGCGTTCCGCGTCCGCGTCTGCAGCTCCTTCTCTGCGGGGCCGCGGCTCCTGGAACTGTACGTGGTGACGGGAGGAGCCTTCCTGGACATGTGCATGGAGCTGTTCTACTCCAACCCGCTCCGCATCCTCACCGGCCGCGGGGTTGACCCGGCGCACCTCAACGGCGGCCTCGAGCACGCCGGCATGCTCCTCATGTTCTTCCTCTTCGGCGCGCTCGCGCTCCTCTCCCACAAGACGAGGTCAGTCAGTCATCTGCCGCTGTCGGACGCCGCGCTTAGCCTGGTGTTTGCATGCGCTTTCACGTCCGAGTTCCTCCTcttctacttccactccaccaccCAAGTCGGCTTGGAGGCCTACTACCACCGCCTCCTACTCCTCATCGGcctctgcatcgccgccatcgtccTCGGCGCGCTCCTGCCAGCCAGCTTCCCGGCCGACCTAGGCACCGGCGTACTCATCGCGGTGCAGGGCCTGTGGTTCTTCCAGACTGGGTTCACGCTGTACGGTCCTACGCTCCCCGCTGGTTGCGCCCGCAGCTTCGACGCCCCTGGAGCCGACGCCCACGTCGAGTGCCGCGACGGTCCCGCGCTGGAGCGCGCCGAGCACCTGGCAATCTTCCAGCTTTTCGGGCTCGTGTTCCTCGCGTTCGTGTACGTGCTCGGGTGCTAG
- the LOC123042976 gene encoding UDP-glycosyltransferase 88F3 translates to MTTVQNNNTTPTSLGDNNARTKLVVIYAPPGMAGHLFPTVEFGKLLVAQGLEVTVVLSGVGDADDLTRIRAANPSLSFHCLPTPMLPSAGADSFEAKVFGLAHASLPDLRDFLRSASPAALVIDFFCASAFDVGAELGIPTYFFLTTCISVVAFGLYQPAMDEQTTLSFRDLGGDLVHAPGLPPIPADHLPAFTLDRNSLSTKLFRDVPHQLCNSQGIIVNSCRSLEPRAVDAIVSGLCTPGRPTPPLYCIGPLIKPKEVGVGTERHECLAWLDGQPKASVVFLCFGSSGRFGTEQIKQMAAGLETSGQRFLWVVRRPVTGDEHHQLAVDELDLDALFPTGFLHRTRERGLVVMSWAPQRDVLAHGAVGGFVTHCGWNSVMEAVMAGVPMLAWPLYAEQRMNKLFLVEGMQLAVAMEGYDKQMVEAEEVAAKVRWLIESDGGRELRQRTHAAMRVAKDALDKAGESTTALVHLARQWKNADHDATAACGLIID, encoded by the coding sequence ATGACGACAGTCCAAAACAATAATACTACTCCTACTAGCCTGGGCGACAATAATGCAAGGACGAAGCTGGTTGTCATCTACGCCCCGCCGGGGATGGCAGGCCACTTGTTCCCCACCGTGGAGTTTGGCAAGCTACTTGTGGCGCAGGGCCTCGAGGTCACCGTCGTCCTCAGCGGGGTCGGGGACGCCGACGACCTCACAAGGATCAGGGCGGCCAACCCGTCGCTGTCCTTCCACTGCCTCCCCACGCCCATGCTTCCATCCGCCGGCGCCGATAGTTTCGAGGCTAAGGTTTTCGGGCTCGCGCACGCCTCCCTCCCGGACCTTCGTGACTTCCTCCGCTCCGCCTCTCCGGCTGCTCTCGTCATCGACTTCTTCTGCGCCAGCGCCTTCGACGTCGGCGCCGAACTCGGCAttccgacctacttcttcctcaccACTTGCATCTCCGTCGTCGCCTTTGGTCTCTACCAGCCAGCCATGGATGAGCAGACCACTCTGAGCTTCCGGGACCTCGGCGGCGACCTTGTGCACGCCCCTGGGTTGCCACCCATACCGGCAGATCACCTCCCCGCGTTCACTCTCGATCGCAACAGCTTGAGCACCAAGTTGTTCAGGGACGTGCCCCACCAGCTGTGCAACTCACAAGGAATTATTGTCAACAGCTGCCGCTCCTTGGAGCCCCGTGCCGTCGACGCCATCGTCTCCGGCCTCTGCACCCCCGGACGGCCAACACCGCCATTGTACTGCATAGGACCACTGATAAAGCCCAAGGAGGTTGGGGTTGGCACAGAGCGCCACGAGTGCCTCGCATGGCTCGATGGCCAGCCCAAGGCCAGTGTGGTGTTTCTCTGTTTTGGCAGCTCTGGCCGGTTCGGCACGGAGCAGATCAAGCAGATGGCGGCGGGGCTGGAGACGAGCGGGCAACGGTTCTTGTGGGTTGTGCGGCGCCCTGTGACAGGCGACGAGCACCACCAGTTGGCCGTCGACGAGCTCGACCTGGACGCGCTCTTTCCCACGGGCTTCCTGCACCGGACAAGGGAGAGGGGATTGGTTGTAATGTCGTGGGCACCGCAGCGGGACGTGCTGGCGCACGGCGCGGTCGGCGGGTTTGTGACGCACTGCGGATGGAACTCGGTGATGGAGGCGGTCATGGCGGGCGTGCCGATGCTGGCGTGGCCTCTATACGCCGAGCAACGCATGAACAAGCTGTTTTTGGTGGAGGGGATGCAGCTGGCCGTGGCCATGGAAGGGTACGACAAACAGATGGTGGAAGCTGAGGAGGTGGCCGCCAAGGTCAGGTGGCTGATCGAGTCCGACGGCGGGCGGGAGCTCCGGCAACGAACGCACGCGGCCATGCGGGTTGCCAAGGACGCGCTGGACAAGGCTGGCGAGTCCACAACAGCGTTGGTGCACCTTGCGAGGCAGTGGAAAAACGCCGACCACGACGCAACTGCTGCTTGTGGCCTCATCATCGACTGA